From Sphingobacterium bambusae:
GAAGCCGCTGTTTGCCCATTTTGGCGGATCCACCGGAGGCTATGGCAGCCAAGAAAAACCATCTGTTCTTTACGCACAAAGTGGTATTGGCGCAGCACCCGTGATCTGCTATGAGTCTATTTGGGGCAACTACGTGGCCGAATATATCAAACAAGGAGCCCAATTTATTGCTATCGTCACCAACGACGGCTGGTGGGGCGACACCTCCGGAAAAGATCAGCACTTGCAATATGCAAAACTCCGCGCTATCGAAAACCGCCGCTGGGTAGCACGATCCGCCAACACCGGTATTTCCGGCTTTATCAATCAACGTGGTGATATTGTTCAACGGACAAAGTGGTGGGTTCCCGATGCGCTTACGCAAGAAATAAACCTCAATGAGGATTTGACATGCTACACGCGTTATGGCGACTTTGTGCTCTACTTCGCGCTCTTGGGAGGATTGTTTTCCGTATATACGCTTATCAGGAAGAAGAGATAAAGCGACAACATCTTGTCAAGGACATCTATATTTAGTGAAAGAGCCTCCGCAGCGGCTCTTTCGCTGAAAGTTTGACAGAGGCCTTATACACATATTGTTTATTATTACATTTCCTTTGATTACTTTTGCAGCATGCAAGTATATTTTGATAATGCCGCGACAACCCCGCTAGAACCTGAAGTGATTAAAGTCATGACAGCGACGATGCAGGAGAATTTCGGCAATCCCTCGTCTATTCATGCGCACGGACGGCAGGTAAAAACGATCGTTGAAAAAGCCAGAAAAACGGTTGCAGGCCTGTTGAAGGCATCACCTTCCGAAATCTTCTTTACTTCCGGCGGAACCGAGGCCGACAACATGGCGATCGTACGGTCTATTGTTGATCTAGGCATTACACATGCGATCACCTCTCCTTTGGAGCACCATGCCGTTTTGCACACGCTAGAAGAGCAAGAAAAGCGTGGACATATCCAACTTGACCTTGTTCGTATCGATGAGCAGGGCAACGTGGATCTTGCTCACTTACGCGAGTTGCTGACAAGAAATCCAAGAACATTTGTATCCTTGATGCACGCCAATAATGAAATCGGGAATCTAACGGATATTAAAGCGGTATCTGAAATATGCCAAGAATTTAATGCGGTGTTTCATTCCGACACGGTACAAACAATGGGACATTATATACATGACCTTTCCGATTTGCACATTGATTTCATCACCGGAGCGGGGCATAAATTTCATGGACCAAAGGGCGTTGGATTTCTCTATATCAACGGGCGCAACAAGATTCAACCGCTTATATATGGCGGAGCGCAAGAGCGCAATATGCGAGGAGGTACGGAAAATGTGTATGGTATCGTTGGCTTGGCTAAAGCTCTAGAGCTTTGTTATCAGGAAATGGATCAACATCAGCAACATATCCAAGGACTGAAGGATTACATGATCCAAGAACTTGAAAAAGCTTTGCCCGGCATTGCCATCAATGGTAACAGGGATGCGGCACAGTCGCTCTACACGGTACTGAATGTTTCCCTTCCAAAGACCGAGATAGCCGACATGCTATTATTCAGCCTCGACATCGCTGGAGTATCTGCTTCTGGAGGCAGTGCCTGCAGTTCTGGTTCGGAAATTGGAAGCCATGTGCTGCGCGCCCTGAAATGTGATAGTGAACGTCCTTCGGTGCGTTTCTCCTTCAGCAAATACAATACAAAAGAAGAAGTCGACTTTGTCGTGAAGACTTTAAAAGATCTTTGTGAAAAC
This genomic window contains:
- a CDS encoding cysteine desulfurase family protein: MQVYFDNAATTPLEPEVIKVMTATMQENFGNPSSIHAHGRQVKTIVEKARKTVAGLLKASPSEIFFTSGGTEADNMAIVRSIVDLGITHAITSPLEHHAVLHTLEEQEKRGHIQLDLVRIDEQGNVDLAHLRELLTRNPRTFVSLMHANNEIGNLTDIKAVSEICQEFNAVFHSDTVQTMGHYIHDLSDLHIDFITGAGHKFHGPKGVGFLYINGRNKIQPLIYGGAQERNMRGGTENVYGIVGLAKALELCYQEMDQHQQHIQGLKDYMIQELEKALPGIAINGNRDAAQSLYTVLNVSLPKTEIADMLLFSLDIAGVSASGGSACSSGSEIGSHVLRALKCDSERPSVRFSFSKYNTKEEVDFVVKTLKDLCENHK